The Candidatus Nitrosopumilus sp. SW genomic sequence ATGGGGCCTTCCATTGATATAGAATCTCCAACATCAACTTCTGGTACTTCAGATATTCCACAAGTTAGACCTATTGAAATTGAATTAGAAGAAATTGTAGTTTCAAAAATATCAGAGCGTTCTGCAACAATTGATGTTGCATTTGAAATAAAAAATCCTAATGATCGTTCTATGATTGTCACAACTATGGATTATCAATTGTATGAAACAGGATATTCTCAGTCTGAACAACTTGGAGGAGGACAAATTGGACACAGGGCTGAAGGAATGGTAGAATTTGGTTCAAATTACTATACTCTACTTGGTGGAAACTCTATCATACTAAGAGATGAAATTGTATTGAAAAATTCTGGTAATACTCCTGAATTATGGTCTAATTTTGAATCTAATACAAATACTTGGAAAGTTTCAGGTGTTGTATTTTACAATTTGAGTTCTATGACCAGCGGTCAAGAAAACGAACTCATGTTTGAATTTACTCAATAGTATCACAAAATCATAAAATTATGATAATTTGTTTTTAGATGCAAAATATTGGCAAAGTTATAAAAGCAATTTCATTGGGATTTTATCAAATGGCAGAAGCAGGAATGGCCGCTTATGGCGCAGCAGCAGGAGTCGCAATTGCACTAGCAGTAGTGTGTTTCGCTCTTCGTGGTAAAGGACATCCAGAACCACTAGATTAAACAAAAAGGAATTTTTCCTTTACAATATTTTTCATTTATCTAATTAGTCTTGTTTGCCCAATCCCAACATTTCAGAAAGGGATGTCTGTTTGGTATTTTTCCTCTTTGTAAAACATCTCTCATAATATTGACATTCAGTACATTCTGCAGATGGTTCTAAGATTGGTGTTTTTTGTTCTTTGAGAAGATTGTTTAGAACACGTACTCTACGTATGGTATCTTCAAACATCTTTTTGTTACGTGTTAATGAAAATGTTGATTCTTTTCTATCTCCTGTGATGTATACAACCATTCCATCTTCTTTGTCATATATCCACATACATGCATTAAGATACAAAACATCACTTGCATGAGGATTTTCTAATTCTTCAGTAGCTGATCTAAATAGAAGAATGGCATCATCTACAATCATATCTGCTTGTCCCCGAAGCTTTAAATCGTTAATTTCGAAATCTCTTGGATTACTGCCATATTCTAATTTTCTTAATAATCCTGAAAGAAGCTCATTGAACCCTCTTCTTTCAATTTCTTGAGGATCTACCCTATCATAGTAAGAACGTCTCATACATCTGACGACTTCTTG encodes the following:
- a CDS encoding Dna2/Cas4 domain-containing protein translates to MMGDRDFRTTIQNAIKSIGNELEIDIDSKDFQTIHLQEVVRCMRRSYYDRVDPQEIERRGFNELLSGLLRKLEYGSNPRDFEINDLKLRGQADMIVDDAILLFRSATEELENPHASDVLYLNACMWIYDKEDGMVVYITGDRKESTFSLTRNKKMFEDTIRRVRVLNNLLKEQKTPILEPSAECTECQYYERCFTKRKNTKQTSLSEMLGLGKQD